The sequence AATGCAAAAAGAAAAAACTGTTGATATTGTCTTTAAATTGAGTACCGATGAACTTGAGTGTTCAGTATCCGACAGAGGCAAGGGTTTTAATGAAAAAAGCCTTTCAGATCCACTGGATCCTGAAAATATTATGAAGGAGAGCGGCAGGGGAATATTTATTCTTGAGGCCCTCATGGACAGCGTATCATATTCGTTTTCTTCTGAGGGCACAACCGTAACATTCGTTCTAAAAAAGAAGTTTGAATAGTGACTCTATCTTACATCACATCAATTCTATACCTTACTTTAGGGATTATCATTATACTGCTTGGAATAATAATCCTTAATGAAAATATAAGACAACGTGTCAATCGAATCACAGGGATTATGATGCTGCTTGCAGGAACAGGCCCGATTTTCGGGGCATTCGGGCTGTTAATGCAGACATCACCATTAATATATTCCAATCTTCAATCCTTCAGCAAATTATTTCTTGTTTGGGAATTTTTCTTTCCCCAGATGCTTCTATTCTCTTTTGTATATCCTCAGGAGATAAAATTTGTAAAAAACCGGCCATATCTGAAATATTTGATTTTCATCCCGCATCTCATTCATTTTCTGCTTGTATTTACTTTTTCATCTCCTGAACAAGTTCGCCACCTTATTAACCTTAGTGCGATTTCTGACAAATTCGGACTTATAATTCAGCCTGTTACAATTGCTATCGGCATTATATTAGCTCTGGTAAGCCTGATTTATGAATTTCACGCAAACTTTTTTGCACTAATCAACTTAATTTACATTATTACTGCCATTAGCCTAATGCTCTGGGGTTACAGCAGGCTTCAAAACCAGCGTCTTAAAAAACAAGTGGGAATTGTTCTATGGGGTATCCGCGCAAGTGTAGGCCTTTACGCCATTGCATTCATATTTCCCCATCTGCATATAAGCTTATTATCAAGATCCATAAGTTACCTGCTTGTAACAGGGGCTCTTCTTATCGGAGCAGGATCCATTGCATGGGCAATAATAAAATACAAATTTCTTGATATAAGATTCATTATCAGAAAAGGCCTGGTTTTTTCTCTTGCAACTGCTATTCTTATAACTATTTACCTTCTACTCTTTGCAGAGGGTAAAAAAATCATGTCACACTTCTTTCCCATTGATATCCCTGCAATTGAGATTATCTCCATTTTATTTGTTTTACTCTTTTTTCAGCCCATACTCGGTACAATTGAACGCCTTATTGAAAAATTCTTTATGAAAGACAGACTCGATTACAGGAATATACTGCAGAACCTGAGCCGCGACATTCTTACAA comes from bacterium and encodes:
- a CDS encoding ATP-binding protein, with translation MKNRKKTISLTIPSTLDQLEKVEKLSSSISKKMELSSDQTDNLAIAVTEAVGNAIVHGNKMQKEKTVDIVFKLSTDELECSVSDRGKGFNEKSLSDPLDPENIMKESGRGIFILEALMDSVSYSFSSEGTTVTFVLKKKFE